In Pseudomonadota bacterium, the sequence CTCCTTCTGCAACAATTATTACTGCATGTTTTCTTTCTATCAGCCGCTTTTCTAAAGATGATAAAAGTCCTTTTGGGCCATCGATATCAAAATCTATTTCGGGAATAAGAACAAAGTTTACATCCTGCTGGGCAAGAACCGAAGTTGCAGCTATGAAACCTGAATATCTTCCCATGAGTTTAATAAGTCCTATGCCGTTTAAAAAACTGCTCGATTCGTTATGCGCGCTTTTTATCGCAAGCGTTGCTACATCAACGGCAGTATCAAATCCGAATGACCGGGAAACCATATAAATATCGTTATCAATAGTCTTCGGAATACCGACAACACTTATTTTAAGGCCTCTTTTTGAAATTTCGTCTGCAATCTTTATCGCTGCCCTTAGAGTTCCATCACCTCCTATCATGAAAAGAGCGCCGATTCCCATTCTTTCGAGACTGTCCACAATTTCATCAATTGCTTGCGGCCCTCTGGATGAGCCAAGAATAGTTCCGCCTATTTCAAGTATATGCAAAATATTATCTGGCTTAAGCTCCATAATATCATGACCGTACTTAGGGATAAAGCCCTGAAGGCCATATCTGATACCATAGATATTACGCACTCCGTATCTGTGGTAAAGCTCTAAGACTATTGAGCGAATAATATCATTTAATCCCGGACAAAGCCCGCCGCATGTTACAAGTGCGCATCGTAGCTTGCTGGGATCAAAATAGATCATTTCTCTCGGTCCAGCCATTTCAAATGAAGGAGGTTCTTTACCTTCTTTTATCATTTTGGTAATTTTATAAGGATTTACATCTATTAATACTTTGTCCTTATCTGAAATGAAAGTCTGCTTTACGTCTCCATTTTCATTATAATGAACAGGCGCCGGTATCTTTGCTTCTCCCAGTGCAGGAATTGTTGTGTCAATTTCATAATAGCTGGTATTATCCATAGTTGCTTTATTCCATCAAAACCGGTTATAATTTATTTAATTCCCGTTAAATCTGAAACTGCCTTTGCCTAGTATATCATGAAGATGCAGCACCCCAAGAATTTTGTTGTCAGAATCCGTTATGGGAAGCACTGTAATAAGAAATTTTTCCATAAGATATAATGCGTCATAAGCCGGAGAATCGGGATTTGCCGTTCTGGGATTTTGGGTCATAATGTCTTCGGCTTTAAGTTTTTTGGGATTTTGATTTTTGGCTATCATGCGCCTTATATCTCCATCGGTTATTATGCCGGCAAGCGTGCCATCTTTTTCCAGAACAAGGGTTGCGCCCAGGCCGCCTGAATCGGCTTTCTGTATGGCCTCTGTAATGCCGGCCCCTTTAAATACTACTGGTAATGATTCCCCTGTAAGCATTATATCTTTAACCATGCTGGAAAGTTGCTGGCCCAGCACCCCACCGGGATGAACCTTTTTAAAATCGCTTGATTTGAATTTCTTCTTTTTAATAAGAGTAACAGCAAGGGCATCGCCCATAGCAAGCAGGGCAGTAGTACTGGCAGTGGGAGCCAGTCCCAAAGGGCATGCTTCTTTCTCGACTCCGATGTCAATAACAATATCGCTGTATTTTGCCAGTGTGGAATTTGTTTTTCCGGTAAATGCTATTACTGTACATTTCATTTTCCGGATAGTTGGAATCAGTACATTCAACTCGTCTGTTTCACCGCTGTTTGAAAGCGCAAGAAAAATATCATCTTTGCATACAAGGCCAAGGTCTCCGTGCATGGCTTCAACAGGATGCAGGAAAAAAGATCGTGTTCCAGTACTATTTAAGGTTGCAACTATTTTTCTCCCGATGATTCCCGACTTTCCTATGCCGCTGACTATTACCCGACCTTTTGATTTATAGATCAGTTCCACCATTTCGGCAAAATTGTGATCTATACGGTCAATTAAATTTAAAATTCCTTGTGCCTCAATTTTTAAGACTTCAATGGCTTCATCTATTATCATTATATTTTCTTCCAATATTCAAACAAGTATAATTAATCTAATATTGTCAATATACTGTCAATTATTCTTATAAAAATCAAGAACTCTTTTTGCATTCTAATCTGTATGCTATCTGTGGGGTGCTCTATGTTATAAAAAAACTATATTTTAGTACAATCCAAATGCGGTTCCCCTGGTCTTACGGGTATGCGCATTTGGATTAGCAGGATTGATATATCTGATGTCGTGGGTATTTGGTTATTTGTCAAGAACAAACAAACTGTTAACAAAGGAGAAATGACATGAGAAACTTAAAGCGGTTTATTGGTCTGTGTGTTGTAGTTGCGTTTGTTTTAGCTTCAGGGGTTACTGCCTTTGCAAAAGATGAAGCCAAGATCAACATTAATACGGCAACCGTAAAGGAGCTTGTAAAGCTCAAGAAAGTCGGCACTAAAGTTGCCCAAAAAATAGTTGATTACAGAGAAAAAAACGGCCCATTTGCCAAACCGGAAGATCTAATGAAAGTGTCCGGTATAGGGCAGAAAATCTACGATAGTAATAAAGATATTATAAGTGTTGAAATGCATAAATAAATTTATAGTATTTTCCACAAATCCGGTCACAGATAATATTCTGTGGCCGGATTTGAGTTTTATCTTCCTGCCTATATTCTAAATCATTATGTCTGTAAAACAAGTAATTAATTGAAAGCCATATAAATATTATATCTAATATTGTCAGACTGTTAATTCGTAATAGTAATTGTGAATTACTAACTATTTTTACAGATCCGTTAAATAGATTTCAGATTCTGCTATTATATTGTTAGATATTAATGTTTTATAGTTCAGTAAGACAGGACCAATTTATACTTGACAAATGCTCTGATATGTTCAATATATGAACAAAAAAAATCCAGTTTTTTAAAGCACTTCAATAATCAGGTTGGTATTAGACAGGTGAGTTGGCAATATCAATTAATTACATAATATCCTTAAAAAATATCCATTTTTGCCAAAAAATTAGTAAAGACGAAAAGATATAGTCGACAGACTACAATAAATATAAATTTGATTGCATATTATATTATCATTATTTCATGATTTCGAGTAGCAGCAGAGTAATACAGACAGATTAGCCAGAATCTGCCGCAAACCAGCTAAAAGAAATATTGTTTAGATGCATCATTTTGTAATTTACCGGGCGGAGCTGTCTGCAATAAATCTTCCGAACCAAAATGCAGTAATAATACCAAACTTTTGGGCTGTTTGTTAATTCTTCCCTTGAATCTGGTTTAATATCCTGATAATTCTATAAAAGAAAAGAGCCAGTTTCAAAACGCCCCATTTTGGCCGATCTCTGCGTTGGGCTCAAATTTCAATCCTCGAAATACCCGATGTATTCCTGTGGTTGAAATTTTCGCCCGCCTTGAGCTTGACCAAACTGAAACGTTTTGAAAGTGGCTCAAAAATTATAAAAATTTATGAGAACTCCGGATATACATACTTTAAAAATTCTTGAAGAAATTAATAAAGAAGAACTTCTAAGCCAAAGAGATATTGCTAAAAATCTCAATGTATCGCTTGGACTTGTAAATTCTTTTCTAAAAAGGCTTGCCCGAAAAGGGTATTTCAAGATTGTCAATATCCCTAAAAACAGAGTTATATATATTTTAACTTCAAAAGGTGCTGCTGAAAAAACCCGTCTGACTTATCAGTATATTGAATATTCCTATCGTTTTTATAAAGATGCCCGAAAAAAACTTAAAAATCTGCTTGCCGCTCTTGCCGAACAAAATATTAAGCGAATAGCTTTCTACGGAGCAACAGACTTTGCAGAAATTGCCTATTTGTCTTTACAGGAGACATCAATCAAGTTGATAGCAATATTTGATGAAGATAAAAAAGGCAAAGATTTCTTTGGTTTGACTATTGAATCAATGTATCGCATAAACGATTTTATATATGATAAGCTTCTTTATACAGATGAAAAACCGGTTGAACTGTTTTTTCAAGAAATAAAAATAAATAATATTTCAAAGGATAAAATAGTATTAACTTCAAAAGGATAGATAATAATGGAAAGCCTTGAAAAGATGAGCCAGGAAGATGAGATTGATTTACTTGATCTTCTTAGTGTGTTTTGGCGCTGGAAATGGATGATCGCAGGTGTTTGCATGGTTTTTACTCTGTTTGCATTGGTAATTACTTCAGCTATGCCGAAAGTATATCGTATTGTAACTGTTATTGAACCGGAAAAGAGGTTGACTTTTGATCAGGATAAACAAATACTAGATCAAAAGATCATAGTTTCTCCGGCTGAGATCAGCGATGTACTTCTTGGAGGAATTTTCAATAAAGAGATTGCAGAAAAATTATCACTAAATATTTCAGATATCCCAGAAATTAAAACCAAGATTATTGGCAGTACAAATTTACTGGAAATTTCAATTGAAAGCAGCGATACGCAACAAGGAATTGTTATATTAAATGAATTTGTGCCAAAAATCTCAAATTATATTCAGGCAAGGTACGAATCTGATTTAGTTATAGAAAAGCAAAAAAAAGCTTATGAGAATGAATACCAGAACAAAGTAATTAAGATGAAGCTTGCGAAACAACAGGAATCGCAGCTACAAAAAGATATAAATAGAATTGAAGCCGAATGCAAACAGGCTGTAAATAATCATGCGTATAGGAATATATTAAAATTCCTTTGTTCCAAAGAAGTTCTTGATAAGCAGGTATATCTGAATTCACTTCAGGAAAAGGTTAAAGATTTAGAACTGGCAATCCAGAATTTAGAGATTATGCTTGCAACACTACAGAAAGAAGCTGCTGCTGCTGCTGCACACAAAATTATAATACACTTATCTCCGACAATAGAGGATAAACCGGTTAGAACAAAAGCACTTGCTTCAACTATGATGGTTTTCTTTTGTTCGTTGATTTTAAGCAGTATTCTGGCAGTAATTATTGACAAATTCAGGTCTCGAAGATTGAAATAAAGGGATTCAGATTGAAAATCTTAAAAACATAACGGATTCCGTGTATTTGCTTTTTAATTTTTTTAGCAAAGTTCTTGCTTTAAACCCTGTCTAAAAAAAGGAATATAATAAAAGTGAATGAAAATCCCCAAACAGAGTTAAAAGAACATCAAAACATTTCCTGCGATGATGAAATTGATCTAATGGATTGTCTCTTGGTTCTATGGAGAAGGAAGGTTTTGATTATTCTCATGACTATATTAATCACAGGTGTGGCAATCGGGACAGCAATGTTGCGATATCCGGCAAAGTATGTAACGAGCTGCGCCATTTCATTGGATTATCCGGGAATAGAAGAAAACAAAAATCCGGATAATACGATGTTTGCCAAGGAGCAGATCATTACACCTGATATTATTGCGAGAGCGACTTCCTTTCTTCAAAAAAGCAACAAGTCTTTTTCTGAAATAGATTTAAGAGCAATGATAGACATAGAATCGATAATTCCATATGAGATTCAGGAAAAGATGAAAAAGGCTGAAATAAAGAAAGAGTCATATAGTTTCTATCCTAACCGGTTCACCTTGACCTTCACTCAGGAAAAAGACGGCATTTTATCGAACAAAGAAAGGGAAGAAATATTACTATCCATAATAAACCAATACAAAAAAGACTTTGAGATAAAATATGGACAAGAGCCGTTAGTTATGATGAAATTTCCCGACAATTTTCTTAAAAATTCCGACTATATTGATGTCGTCAATACCTTTAAAACAAAAACAGATGATTTTATTAAGTTTTTAAATTCTAAAATAGCAAAAGCCGGTTTTTTCCGATCAAAAAAAACCGGCGAGTCGTTCATAGAGCTAAAAAGTTCGATAGAACTGCTTAACAATATTGAGATATCCCAAATTGAAGCAACTATTCATACTTTACAACTTAGCAAGAATAAAAAGAATCTTATTAATTTATACAAACAAAAAATTAAAACAATTGAAGTTAAAAGAAAAAAGAGGGAAAAGGAAGCATTGGTTGCCAAGGAGCTGTTAAAATATATAAAGCAAGCAGAAGGATATACGGCACCAAAGAGTGTAGGCAATGATAAAGGAGAAACAAGGTTGGTTCTTGATACATCCTTTATAAAGAGTCTGGTCAAAGAGGATTCTTCTTCATTTCTTATAAAAACTGCTCTGGAGGCAGAAGTAGATGCAAAAAAAATGGAGGTTGATAAAGAATACCTGCAAGAAGAGATTGTTTGTTTAAAGGAAAAGGAAAAAGAAAAAGAAAAAGAAAACATTACCTATCTACAGGAAAATCTAAAGAATATAAGCGAGAGAATTTTTATTCTGTCAAAAAAGGCAAATGATTTGAACATGGAATATCTTAGTACATTAGTAAGCAATGCCGTCAATATAGTAAGATATCCCGAAACAAATAAAATTAGAGCAGTAAATATCAGAAAGATTGCGTTGCTTTTCGGTGTAATGGCTTTATTAATATCGATTTTCATCGCCTTCTTCATTGAATATATAAAAAATGTTAAACATAAGAGCCAATTTCAAAACGCTAAGAACTTTGCCTCATAAAATTGCTTTTTACGAATCCGTCGCTGGAAGCCTTACTATAAATTCGATTGCTCACACGCTTTGTGTAACGCTCACCATTTAAGGGAACTGGCGAGGGCTTGGGAGCAAGATGGTCAGCACTGGGGGGACAACCTGCAGAACCTACTTGAAACAATTAATCACAAGGTCAACGATATCGGCGGCGCGTTTGATGCTCAAGAATCAGAAAAATACCAGCTTAAACACGGAGCTATCTTAAAAAAAGGTGAAAGGGAGTTGTTTTAGCCGGTTAATTACCCAAGGGCTTTTGGAGGACAAATCATGACAGATACTGATATGAGATATGACGAAGATGAAATTGAACTTATGGATATTTTTCTGGTTCTATGGAAAAAGAAAATCCTTATCATTGGTGGTACCTTGATCTGTATAATTTTTGCAGCGATATATAGCCTTTACTCGCCCAAAATATATCAAGTGCAAATGAAAATACGACCTGGGTATGTTAAACTTGGGAGTGGATATCTGGAAGCGTTAGTATATATTAAAGGGAAAATTGATGCAAACATATATGATGAAGAAATAATAAGAGAAATACCAGCCTTGGGCTTAAAACAAAAACCAGATGATATTGATTTTAAGGTATCGATTCCGAAAAACTCCGATATCCTTGATATTACTTTGGATATTTCAGACGTGGAATCAGGGAAAAAAATCTTACAGCATCTTTATTCTCTTATATTAAAAGAAGATAACATCCTAATGGAAGGGATTATAAATGCCTATGATCAAGAGATCGGGCTGGAAAAAATTAAGTTGGATGAAAATAGCTTAATAGCAAAGTCAAAATTATTGGAATTGGGGAACATTGATCAGAGAATAGCATCTTTAGAGGATATGGTTGCTGATGCAAAAGCAAATAGTGAAATTTTAGTAATAGAACAAAGGAAAATAGCAGCTTTAGCTGGAAAAAAGGATGAGAAATCACTAGAAGCACTTTTGTATATCGATACTATTCAGGGAGATTTGTCTGTTGTTAACAATTTTATGAATGCAATAAACACGGCTTTACAAAAATGGGAGGTAATAAAAAAGGATAGGGATCTTCTTGTAGTTGAAAAAAATAAAATTTCTAAAACAATTTTAAAAATAGAAATTTTGAAAAGCCAGGTAAGTAAAATGACCATGGTGCTGGCACCAAAATCAGGTGAATATCCCATAAAACCCAAAAAGCGCCTAATAGTCATGTTAGCCGGAATCGCAGGACTTTTTTTGATGGTTATGACAGCATTTCTACTTGAATATGTGAGCAACTATCAAAAGAAAAATATATCAGGTGACCCCGTGATTTAGAAGGTATAAAAGATGTTTATGATCCATACTGCCAAATATACAAAACTTAAGAATGGTTATATGGGGCAACTCATAGAATGGCCATAAATAATTACAGAAGGGGAAAACCTTGAAGACTGCCGTTCATTGCTCCGAGATGCCTTTTTTGAGATAGTCTTGGCATATAAGGAAATGAAAATGGAAATACCCCATGCCAATTGTTTGATAGAGCAAATGCCGGTAGAGGTTGATGATGTCGGTCAAACGGCTTGATTTGATAAGATTTTTTGAAAGCCTTGGTTTTTATCTGCTGATACAAGGTGGTAATCATTCAATTTATTCCAATGGGAATAAAGTTATACCAATTAAGCGACATAGAAATCTTGATCGTATTACTGCTAATGCACTTTTCAAACAAGCAGGATTGAAACCAAAGTTTTAGAAACCCAGTGGTCAATGCCGTTGAATTAAGCAGGTTGCCTGTATGCTGAATGAAATTTTTTGTTTCGCTTTTTAAAATTACGTTTATAACTTCTGCCCGGCCGGACTGATTCAAGGCATTTTAGAAACAGGTCTTGCAGATTTGATATGATCTGACAGGTTGTTTCATAAGGATTTGTCATCAGCAGTACAATAGTATTTTTAAGACCCGAAAGAGCTTGAGTTATATTGATATGGTATTTGTATTTTCGTTTTGCAGTTTTTAAGTCTGCAAGAGGTTGTACGGAATTGACGATAATCATTGTCAGGTTCTTTGAAAACACTTTAGCATAAAAATCCTGATATACGGATCGAACCGTTTTGCCGGAGAAGTTTTCTATCTGGACACGGCATTTCATGATCTTATAGTCTTCTTCAACGGGCCATCTCATATGGTAGAGTTCGGCAAAAACATCATGATCGAATCGATCTTTATCGAGAAGAGAGGTAATAAGAATTTCAGTTTCACCGGAAGGTAGTTCAATCCGGATGAGCCGAACCCTGATATCTGTTGTATCGAGCCCCATTTCTTTACACATTCTAATGGAAGGATAGGTCTGCGGCAGTTTAACGATTTTTTCCTTTTTGCCGGAATTAAAAAACTTTTTGATGATCTTCCATTGGGAGACTTTAACCCGCGCACAAAAATGTGCATCGAGGGATAAGATTAAACTGAAAAGCCATGCTGCCGGATAACCCCGATCCAGTAATACCAGATCAGATGGCATCAATTTTGTGAAATGAAGAGATGCCAGTTCTCTTTCTCCTTCTTTTTGGGCCTGATGAGCGCATCGAGTGTAAGGTGATTCAGGACATCAAACATTTGAGATATTCTGGCTTTAGGACAAGGATCTCCATTGGTTCCATTCCAAACGCCAAAATGCTCTAAGATTTCTTGTTCATCCGGCACTGTACCCGTAGAACCATCAACGGCAATTAGTCTCATTCCGTTCCAGGTTTTAAGAAATGTTGTTCTTTCGTATTCATTGATCATTTCCTTATTGAGTTCTACGAACACAGACGGTTTGAGCTTTTTTCGCGCTTTTGTAACAGCACTTTTGGTAGCATCTGGATTTGGGACCAGTTGATTATCTTTTGTTTTGAAAAACTCTTTTAGTTCAGTTTCGTACGACCCTTTATTAAGGTTTGCAAAGAAGGTTACTAAATTCTTAAAAGGAAGTGAACGTTTCCTGGTAAAGTCATTTGGAGATTCTTTGTGGCGGGCTTGAAAATCTTGTGATTCGATAATATTTTCAAGATGTTTAACTAATTTTGGCACACTTATGGAAATTCATGATCCATGCCAACTTTGTTGATTTCCGATAATTTTTTTAACATTTTTGCTCCTCCTTGAGTATTGATTAAAGATGAGCTATTTTAGCATGTTATATTAAATTTGCAAGATCTTATTGAAATATTTTCTTAATTCAACGGCATTGACCCAGTGGTTACCCTATAATTCACCATTCACCATTAAAAAAAGCCCCAGGCCAAAACCTTAAAACCCACTTTTTGACCCCAAAAAGCAGGCACTAAGAGGAAAAAACACTCCAGATTGGAAGGATTATCCCATAAAAACAAATACTTATCTTGGCCAGACCCCGCATTGCAAACCAGTCCCCGGGAAAGAACCAGAACGACCCTGCTGCCGTTTTAGAGTTTGCGCAAAAGAGGATGAAGAAAATCGGCAATATTGACACGACTGCCTGGACCAATGACGAGCATGAAAGCCTTCGTGCTGCCTTCATTGATCTCAAAAATCAAATCGACGGTTTTCTGAACTCTAATCCCAGGCAGGCATGAAGTATTCGCTAATGATAACATAAGGTTACTATTGGCGGTTGACCGCCACTCCCCTGAAAAACAGGCGCAGTAGCTTTTCTTGCCGCAGTTAGGCTAGGCGGAGCAGAGGAATTCGGATTGTCATGTTCATGGGGATTCGCACATAAATAAACTTTAAGCTTTGTTTCAAAAAAACGTGAGAAAAATTTACGTTTTTTCAGTTTACATATTCACCGCCAGGCCCTGTGTAATCTGGTTTAAGCCCTGATTGATGAGATTCAGCCCTTGTTCCAGAATGTATGGTTGCGTTGGAAAATTTTGAGCTCCTGTTTTGAAAGCAGCTGAATTTACAGGGTTTCTGAAATAATGTTTTGATGTAATTGATGCCCAAAGCCATTTCTATTCAAGTTCTGTAACCAGCTAAAATGATAGATTTTTTTTTAATAGCGCCACGAACCAGCAATTTTTTCATTTCATACCGAATTTGAGCGGAATTTCAAAAAAATTGATTTAGAGCACGTTTCAGGTCAGCCATTTTAAAACCATGGACGGAATATTTGGGCTTTAGTAGTTCCTGGCATAGGGTCAATTGTCGATCTTTTCTGAAATCGGGCGGTGTTACTTTTTGGTCATTATGGTCTATGATTGTATGATCAAAGGGATTTGTCTCACCATCGCAAATAGTGGACACATCAACATCGGCACAGCAACTCAACAGCCGTTTGTTGCATCCGAGACCGAACCACAGACAGGCCTGTAAAAAGAGGGCAGGCTTTTGAAGCCCCAGCGATTTGGGGTTATTGATGGTGGTTTCAGTTCGAATAAAGTATCCGGTCTTACGCGTGACCTTCAGGTTATTGTACTGGCTGCCTGCTGAAGAGCTGCTGGATCTGAGACATCTGTGAATGCATTCTCTTTCATTTTGTATGCTACTTCTTTTTGATGTAGTTGTGGCCATTGAAGTAGAATTTACAAGGAAAAGGGAGATACGATGAGATTTCAGATAACAGGGCCCGCCAAGAACAGCGTCATGGAAGTAGATGTAATACTGCTTAATCAGTTTTCTGCATTTGTAAAGCATCTGAAGTCTTCGGCCCTTTTTTGTGGTGAAATCTCTTGAGGCAATTATCCTGACAGGTTCTTTGTCAGTAATGATGTGATAATTGAGCTGGTCTGTGAAAATCCCATAGCTTTTAGAAAAAGAACCACGCATGCAGTGGAAAAGAACTTCAGGATATAACCACGGATGATGACACGGTCAAAACAGGTGTAATTAAATTTGATATTTTCTGAGGACTGATTTATAAATGCGTTGTTGTTCACGGGTACCCTTTCCTATTAGTTGATTATGCTTGACACTCAATTTCGATATAGAATATTATCCGTTAACAATCAATAGCTTAGGAGCTCTATGGGCATTTTTCGGAACTTTAGTTTGATAAATAATAAAGAATTATGGCGAGAACGAATATAAAATATAATTTTAATGTTTAAGAATATTAATCCCTCGCAGTTTGCGGTGATAAAAAAAAGGCTATAAACAATGTTCAATGATAAAGTTATTTTAATCACAGGTGGTACTGGCTCTTTTGGGAAAAAATTTACAGAGATAATTCTTAAAAGATATAAACCAAAAAAACTTATCATCTTTAGTCGTGACGAATTGAAGCAATTTGAGATGGCAATGGAATATCCTGAACATAAATATCCATGCATTCGGTTTTTTATCGGTGATATTCGAGATAAGGATCGTTTGTTTAGAGCCTTTCACAAGGTTGATTATGTAATTCATGCAGCTGCACTTAAGCATGTCCCTGCTGCTGAATATAATCCTTTTGAATCTGTGAAAACCAATATTATTGGTAGCCAGAACGTAATCAATGTTGCTATTGATAAGGGTGTTAAACGGGTAATGGCTCTC encodes:
- a CDS encoding ATP-dependent 6-phosphofructokinase yields the protein MDNTSYYEIDTTIPALGEAKIPAPVHYNENGDVKQTFISDKDKVLIDVNPYKITKMIKEGKEPPSFEMAGPREMIYFDPSKLRCALVTCGGLCPGLNDIIRSIVLELYHRYGVRNIYGIRYGLQGFIPKYGHDIMELKPDNILHILEIGGTILGSSRGPQAIDEIVDSLERMGIGALFMIGGDGTLRAAIKIADEISKRGLKISVVGIPKTIDNDIYMVSRSFGFDTAVDVATLAIKSAHNESSSFLNGIGLIKLMGRYSGFIAATSVLAQQDVNFVLIPEIDFDIDGPKGLLSSLEKRLIERKHAVIIVAEGAGQRFVKSEEEEVDASGNIKLNDFTSFLKDAILDYFESKKIEISLKHIDPSYIIRSLPANANDHVFCSFLGRDAVHAAMAGKTKLLVGSWSNNFVHIPMIESAKKRKQVNPHGKLWQSVLEATGQGPLKN
- a CDS encoding KpsF/GutQ family sugar-phosphate isomerase, yielding MIIDEAIEVLKIEAQGILNLIDRIDHNFAEMVELIYKSKGRVIVSGIGKSGIIGRKIVATLNSTGTRSFFLHPVEAMHGDLGLVCKDDIFLALSNSGETDELNVLIPTIRKMKCTVIAFTGKTNSTLAKYSDIVIDIGVEKEACPLGLAPTASTTALLAMGDALAVTLIKKKKFKSSDFKKVHPGGVLGQQLSSMVKDIMLTGESLPVVFKGAGITEAIQKADSGGLGATLVLEKDGTLAGIITDGDIRRMIAKNQNPKKLKAEDIMTQNPRTANPDSPAYDALYLMEKFLITVLPITDSDNKILGVLHLHDILGKGSFRFNGN
- a CDS encoding helix-hairpin-helix domain-containing protein, producing the protein MRNLKRFIGLCVVVAFVLASGVTAFAKDEAKININTATVKELVKLKKVGTKVAQKIVDYREKNGPFAKPEDLMKVSGIGQKIYDSNKDIISVEMHK
- a CDS encoding winged helix-turn-helix transcriptional regulator, yielding MRTPDIHTLKILEEINKEELLSQRDIAKNLNVSLGLVNSFLKRLARKGYFKIVNIPKNRVIYILTSKGAAEKTRLTYQYIEYSYRFYKDARKKLKNLLAALAEQNIKRIAFYGATDFAEIAYLSLQETSIKLIAIFDEDKKGKDFFGLTIESMYRINDFIYDKLLYTDEKPVELFFQEIKINNISKDKIVLTSKG
- a CDS encoding type II toxin-antitoxin system HicA family toxin, with protein sequence MSVKRLDLIRFFESLGFYLLIQGGNHSIYSNGNKVIPIKRHRNLDRITANALFKQAGLKPKF